One Tunturibacter gelidoferens genomic region harbors:
- the rpsU gene encoding 30S ribosomal protein S21, translating into MAEVRVQEGEPLENALRRFKRKVQTEDIIKEVKRHSFYLKPGEKKRVKEALARKRNRKKVRKEQD; encoded by the coding sequence TTGGCAGAGGTTCGAGTACAAGAAGGCGAACCCCTTGAGAATGCCCTGCGGCGCTTTAAGCGCAAGGTGCAGACGGAAGACATCATCAAGGAAGTCAAGCGTCACTCTTTTTATCTGAAACCAGGTGAGAAGAAGCGTGTGAAAGAAGCGCTTGCACGCAAGCGCAATCGCAAGAAGGTCCGTAAGGAGCAGGATTAG
- a CDS encoding MBL fold metallo-hydrolase: MGVDDGSRLYDSAGELVRARTQVGDFELTVCTDGTYKLDGGAMFGVVPKPLWEKRAAADEQNRILLGLNTVVVRTGRNTVVIETGVGNKQSAKMREIQCNQELLPQSLAAAGVKVEEVDVVVNTHLHFDHCGWNTTLHPNGSVAPTFPNARYFAHRGEVEHGRLQLDRDRVSYLSPNYDPLVESGQMTLLDDAGIRANPEICPGVSVEVFPGHTAQLMAVHIESKGQHACYISDLIPTSSHLDPTWVMGYDLDPVETIAQRKRFYARAIPENWLVLFTHDHETPMGRIGLNEKNKPVLVARK, from the coding sequence ATGGGCGTTGATGACGGGAGCCGGCTGTACGACTCGGCTGGGGAGTTGGTTCGGGCACGAACTCAGGTTGGGGACTTCGAGCTGACGGTTTGTACGGATGGGACCTACAAGCTGGATGGCGGCGCTATGTTCGGCGTTGTGCCAAAGCCGTTGTGGGAGAAGCGAGCTGCGGCGGATGAGCAGAACCGTATTCTGCTGGGGCTGAATACGGTGGTGGTGCGAACCGGCAGGAATACGGTGGTGATCGAGACTGGAGTCGGCAACAAGCAGTCGGCAAAGATGCGGGAGATCCAGTGCAACCAGGAGCTTCTGCCCCAGTCGCTCGCTGCGGCGGGCGTGAAGGTTGAGGAGGTGGATGTTGTGGTGAACACTCACCTCCACTTTGATCACTGCGGTTGGAATACCACGCTGCATCCGAATGGTTCGGTAGCTCCGACGTTCCCGAATGCGCGGTACTTTGCGCATCGTGGCGAGGTGGAACATGGTCGTCTGCAGCTGGATCGGGATCGGGTGAGTTATCTGTCGCCGAACTATGATCCGCTGGTTGAGTCGGGGCAGATGACGCTGCTCGACGATGCTGGAATCAGGGCGAATCCGGAGATCTGTCCGGGCGTTAGCGTGGAGGTTTTCCCTGGTCACACGGCGCAGTTGATGGCGGTTCATATCGAGTCGAAGGGTCAACATGCCTGCTATATTTCGGATTTAATTCCAACTAGTTCGCATCTGGATCCGACCTGGGTGATGGGGTACGACCTGGATCCGGTGGAGACGATTGCGCAGCGGAAGCGGTTTTATGCGCGGGCGATTCCGGAGAACTGGCTGGTGCTGTTTACGCACGATCACGAGACGCCGATGGGGCGAATTGGGCTGAATGAGAAGAACAAGCCTGTTTTGGTTGCGAGGAAGTAA
- the rpmA gene encoding 50S ribosomal protein L27 has translation MAHKKGLGSSKNGRDSNAQRLGVKVFGGQTILGGGIIVRQRGTPLKPGANVGRGKDDTLFAKVDGIVRFQDKGQHGRFVNVDPAELTSVPV, from the coding sequence ATGGCACATAAAAAAGGTTTAGGTTCTTCCAAAAACGGCCGCGACTCAAACGCCCAGCGGCTCGGAGTCAAAGTATTCGGTGGTCAGACGATCCTCGGCGGCGGCATCATCGTCCGTCAGCGTGGCACCCCGCTCAAGCCCGGCGCCAACGTCGGTCGCGGCAAAGATGACACTCTCTTCGCTAAAGTCGACGGCATCGTCCGGTTCCAGGACAAGGGCCAGCACGGCCGCTTCGTCAACGTCGATCCAGCCGAGCTTACTTCCGTTCCTGTCTAG
- a CDS encoding gamma carbonic anhydrase family protein produces MIRTYQTHTPTIPASSYVDLSAQIIGDVILGEQASVWMNAVVRGDVNSIRIGAKSNVQDCAVLHGMRNLYPVIVGELVTIGHNATVHGCVLEDMVLVGIGATILNDARIGEGSIIAAGAVIPEHTVIPPNSLVAGVPGKVRRALGDADRELILKYAQNYLDYTAIYLAEAAGA; encoded by the coding sequence ATGATTCGCACTTACCAGACACACACACCGACAATTCCTGCCAGCTCCTACGTCGATCTGTCAGCTCAAATCATCGGTGACGTTATCCTCGGCGAACAAGCGAGTGTCTGGATGAACGCGGTCGTCCGGGGTGACGTGAATTCGATCCGCATCGGTGCGAAGAGCAATGTACAGGACTGTGCGGTCCTGCATGGTATGCGCAATCTCTATCCGGTGATCGTAGGGGAGCTGGTGACCATCGGACACAATGCCACCGTGCACGGATGCGTGTTGGAAGATATGGTTCTGGTTGGCATCGGCGCGACCATCTTGAACGACGCCCGAATTGGGGAGGGATCTATCATCGCGGCGGGAGCGGTCATTCCAGAGCATACGGTGATTCCGCCGAACTCGTTGGTTGCGGGTGTTCCGGGGAAGGTGAGGCGAGCACTGGGCGATGCGGATCGGGAGTTGATCCTGAAGTACGCACAGAACTATCTGGATTACACGGCGATTTACCTGGCCGAAGCTGCTGGTGCGTAA
- a CDS encoding zinc-ribbon domain containing protein, with protein sequence MEFLDRLLTCADCGGEFIFTAGEQLFFFDKQFKNDPKRCKPCKSKRSGVGLKAGAGPAAAGLSRTETRTECSECGVETTVPFKPTQGRPVLCRQCFQSKRAPTSGALVTAAATAGMVAGAPGEHVAASVELLAASRV encoded by the coding sequence ATGGAATTTCTGGATCGGCTATTAACCTGTGCAGATTGCGGCGGCGAGTTCATCTTCACCGCCGGGGAACAACTCTTTTTCTTCGACAAACAATTCAAGAACGACCCGAAGCGCTGTAAGCCATGCAAGTCCAAACGGTCCGGGGTGGGGCTTAAGGCTGGCGCGGGACCGGCGGCGGCAGGCCTGTCAAGAACCGAGACTCGTACCGAGTGCTCCGAGTGCGGGGTGGAGACTACTGTGCCGTTCAAGCCGACACAGGGGCGGCCGGTGCTTTGCAGGCAGTGCTTCCAGAGCAAGCGTGCTCCTACGTCGGGGGCGCTGGTGACTGCGGCAGCGACAGCGGGAATGGTCGCTGGTGCTCCTGGAGAGCACGTTGCGGCCAGCGTAGAGTTGCTGGCGGCTTCGCGGGTCTGA
- the hisS gene encoding histidine--tRNA ligase — MATLKAVRGTRDLLPPETALWNYVEATARAVFARYGFGEIRTPIFEDTSLFARGVGEETDIVSKEMYTWEDRARADSDGAQSLTLRPENTAGVVRAYIEHKLADTGMLQKLFYIGPQFRRERPQRGRYRQFWQIGAEVLGPAWSGADSALRDAEVLEMLSTFLNELGVKGWKLEVNSVGSSTDRPKYIAALREALAPVKDKMSADNQRRAETNPLRVLDSKDAGDQEIINGLPKIADFLDDASKEHFAQVLAALDVCGVAYTVNPRLVRGLDYYTRTTFEFTVPDGSGLGTQNALLGGGRYDGLSEMLGGPKAPGIGFAIGEDRLILTLQAQEAMAKQQKLDAFVAPMGVERNAAALALAQELRRAGLSVEVGDGSFRLKKSFEAADKLARRMVIVGEDEVSSGILTVKDFSAGEQTKVPRAELAGFLRA; from the coding sequence ATGGCTACTTTGAAGGCAGTACGCGGGACTCGGGACTTGTTGCCTCCCGAGACGGCGCTTTGGAACTATGTGGAGGCTACGGCGAGAGCCGTCTTTGCACGCTATGGATTTGGGGAGATTCGCACACCGATCTTCGAGGACACGTCGCTGTTCGCGCGTGGTGTGGGCGAGGAGACGGACATTGTCTCCAAGGAGATGTATACGTGGGAAGATCGTGCGCGGGCGGATAGTGATGGCGCGCAGAGCCTGACGCTTCGGCCGGAGAATACGGCTGGAGTTGTGCGCGCGTATATCGAGCACAAGCTTGCTGATACTGGGATGCTGCAGAAGCTGTTCTACATCGGGCCTCAGTTTCGCCGTGAGCGACCGCAGCGTGGACGATATCGGCAGTTCTGGCAGATTGGGGCTGAGGTGCTTGGACCAGCCTGGTCTGGTGCTGATAGTGCGCTGCGTGATGCTGAGGTTCTGGAGATGCTTTCTACCTTCCTGAACGAGTTGGGCGTGAAGGGGTGGAAGCTTGAGGTGAACTCGGTTGGTTCGTCGACGGATCGGCCGAAGTACATTGCTGCGCTGCGTGAGGCTTTGGCTCCGGTGAAGGACAAGATGAGTGCAGATAACCAACGTCGCGCGGAGACGAATCCGCTGCGCGTGCTGGACTCGAAGGATGCTGGAGATCAGGAGATCATCAACGGTCTGCCGAAGATCGCCGACTTCCTGGATGATGCGAGCAAGGAGCACTTTGCGCAGGTGCTTGCTGCGCTTGATGTTTGTGGAGTTGCTTATACGGTGAATCCGAGGTTGGTTCGCGGTTTGGACTACTACACGCGGACGACGTTCGAGTTCACGGTGCCTGATGGAAGCGGTTTGGGAACTCAGAACGCTCTGCTTGGTGGAGGAAGATACGACGGATTGTCGGAGATGCTTGGTGGACCGAAGGCTCCTGGAATCGGGTTCGCGATTGGCGAGGATCGGTTGATCCTTACGCTTCAGGCTCAGGAAGCGATGGCGAAACAGCAGAAGCTTGATGCGTTCGTTGCTCCAATGGGAGTTGAGAGGAATGCTGCTGCGCTTGCGCTGGCTCAGGAGCTTCGTCGAGCAGGACTTTCGGTTGAGGTTGGAGATGGAAGTTTCCGGCTGAAGAAGTCCTTCGAGGCTGCCGATAAGCTCGCTCGGAGAATGGTGATTGTCGGCGAAGATGAGGTTTCATCGGGTATTCTGACGGTTAAAGACTTTAGCGCTGGAGAGCAGACGAAGGTTCCTCGCGCTGAGCTTGCGGGTTTTCTGCGCGCTTAG
- the aspS gene encoding aspartate--tRNA ligase: MLDFLGSLQRTHMCGELRVEQDGQPVVLMGWVNRRRDHGNLIFLDVRDRSGITQVVLDKEVSGEAHAKAEAARSEYVVAVKGKVRRRGAGLENPNMPTGAIEVVASELLLLNEAKTPPFSPAEDAIANEEVRLKYRYLDLRRTEMQHNFALRSRVAMAIRNFLVEQGFLEIETPFMTRSTPEGARDYLVPSRVHAGSFYALPQSPQIFKQILMISGFDKYFQIARCFRDEDLRADRQPEFTQIDLEMSFPQQEKVFRVVEGFLTAAFKTASISLTTPFVQMTYDDAIKNYGIDKPDMRLPAMVSLTDELTPELRETLKIEKELPVLGFVIPKAGMLSGTQKRALVEEIRATFGDCGLDFLDVARLKTNDAFAPLASVIEAKLSEEQTRFEGAASQVDAADLIIVVTPKIGAPAKWNFDPQWIYKRVGALRLQLATKFADKHGRFVKTGTEADFKFLWVTDFPMYEWDEETKVWNAAHHPFTSPHEEDIKAGKLTRDKGAVRALAYDIVLNGTELGSGSIRIHRQDVQAEIFRSLGMSDAEAKERFGFFLDALEYGTPPHGGIALGLDRIVMILAGATSLREVIAFPKTAKAIDLMVDAPTPVSDQQMRELHLKTVTRT; this comes from the coding sequence ATGTTGGATTTTTTAGGTAGTTTGCAGCGGACCCATATGTGTGGCGAGCTTCGCGTGGAGCAGGATGGGCAGCCGGTGGTGTTGATGGGCTGGGTGAATCGTCGGCGGGACCATGGGAACCTGATCTTTCTCGATGTGCGGGACCGGAGTGGGATTACTCAGGTCGTGCTCGACAAAGAGGTGTCCGGCGAGGCGCATGCGAAGGCGGAGGCAGCGCGGTCGGAGTACGTGGTTGCGGTGAAGGGCAAGGTTCGGCGGCGCGGCGCGGGGCTTGAGAATCCTAATATGCCTACGGGCGCGATCGAGGTGGTTGCGAGTGAGTTGCTGTTGCTGAATGAGGCGAAGACTCCTCCGTTTTCGCCGGCGGAAGATGCGATTGCGAACGAAGAGGTGCGGTTGAAGTATCGCTATCTCGATCTGCGACGCACGGAGATGCAGCATAACTTCGCGCTGCGCAGCAGGGTTGCGATGGCGATTCGCAACTTCCTTGTTGAGCAGGGCTTTCTTGAGATTGAGACTCCTTTCATGACGCGTTCTACGCCTGAGGGAGCGCGTGACTACCTGGTGCCGAGCAGGGTGCATGCGGGCAGCTTCTATGCGCTGCCGCAGTCGCCGCAGATCTTCAAGCAGATCCTGATGATCTCGGGATTCGATAAGTATTTTCAGATTGCTCGTTGCTTCCGCGATGAGGATCTACGTGCAGATCGGCAGCCGGAGTTTACCCAGATCGACCTTGAGATGAGCTTTCCCCAGCAGGAGAAGGTGTTTCGCGTCGTCGAGGGTTTTCTGACTGCTGCGTTCAAGACGGCTTCGATCTCGTTGACGACTCCTTTTGTGCAGATGACTTATGACGATGCGATCAAGAACTACGGGATCGACAAGCCGGATATGCGGCTGCCGGCGATGGTTTCGCTGACTGATGAGTTGACTCCTGAGTTGAGGGAGACGTTGAAGATTGAGAAAGAGCTGCCGGTGCTTGGGTTTGTAATTCCCAAGGCGGGTATGCTGAGCGGGACGCAGAAGCGTGCGCTGGTGGAGGAGATTCGCGCTACGTTTGGCGACTGCGGCTTGGACTTTCTGGATGTGGCTCGGTTGAAGACGAATGATGCGTTTGCTCCGTTAGCTTCTGTGATTGAGGCGAAGCTGTCGGAGGAGCAGACTCGGTTTGAAGGTGCTGCGAGCCAGGTTGATGCTGCCGATCTGATCATTGTTGTTACTCCCAAGATTGGTGCTCCGGCTAAGTGGAACTTCGATCCGCAGTGGATCTATAAGCGGGTTGGTGCTTTGCGGTTGCAGCTTGCCACTAAGTTTGCCGACAAGCATGGACGGTTTGTGAAGACTGGTACCGAGGCTGACTTCAAGTTTCTCTGGGTCACCGACTTCCCGATGTACGAGTGGGATGAGGAGACCAAGGTTTGGAATGCGGCGCATCATCCGTTCACCTCGCCGCATGAAGAGGACATCAAGGCGGGCAAGTTGACGAGAGATAAGGGCGCGGTGCGTGCGCTTGCTTACGACATCGTGCTGAATGGAACGGAGCTTGGTTCGGGCTCGATTCGTATTCACCGGCAGGATGTGCAGGCGGAGATCTTCCGGTCGCTGGGCATGTCGGATGCAGAGGCGAAGGAGCGGTTTGGCTTCTTCCTGGATGCGTTGGAGTACGGCACGCCTCCGCATGGCGGGATTGCGCTGGGGCTGGATCGGATTGTGATGATACTTGCTGGTGCGACTAGCCTCCGTGAGGTGATTGCGTTTCCGAAGACGGCGAAGGCGATCGACCTGATGGTCGATGCGCCTACGCCGGTGAGCGATCAGCAGATGCGGGAGCTGCATTTGAAGACGGTGACGAGAACATAG